In a genomic window of Candidatus Thiothrix sulfatifontis:
- the alaC gene encoding alanine transaminase, with protein MQDDFQRINRLPIYVFKITDALKREARANGEDIIDFGMGNPDQPTPKHIVDKLVEAAQRGDTHRYSMSRGIPRLRKAISNWYKRKFDVDIDPETEAIVTIGSKEGLAHLALATLSRGDTVLVPNPAYPIHPYGSIIADADIRHVPLVEGKDFFVELEAAIKNSWPKPKMLIINFPGNPTGQCVELDFFERVIKVAKEHDVWVIHDIAYGEICFDGYQAPSILQVPGAKDIAVEFYSLSKTYNMPGWRVGFMCGNPVLVKALERIKSYLDYGMFAPIQIAAIAALDGPQDCVKEISAMYESRRNVLCDGLNAAGWAVERPKASMFLWAKIPEHYAAMGSLEFAKKLLKDAQVAVSPGIGFGEYGDDHVRFSLIENEHRTRQAIRNIKQMFRKDQGLKE; from the coding sequence GTGCAGGACGATTTTCAAAGAATAAACCGGCTTCCCATTTACGTTTTCAAGATAACTGATGCGCTCAAACGGGAAGCACGCGCCAATGGCGAAGACATTATTGACTTCGGGATGGGTAATCCCGATCAGCCGACGCCTAAACACATTGTAGACAAACTGGTAGAAGCAGCGCAACGTGGCGATACTCACCGCTATTCCATGTCGCGGGGTATTCCCCGGCTGCGCAAAGCGATCAGCAACTGGTACAAGCGCAAGTTTGACGTGGACATTGACCCGGAAACCGAAGCGATTGTCACCATTGGCTCAAAAGAAGGCTTGGCACATTTGGCACTGGCAACCTTGAGCCGTGGCGATACTGTACTCGTACCGAACCCTGCTTACCCGATTCACCCGTATGGCAGTATCATTGCCGATGCCGATATTCGCCATGTACCGTTGGTGGAAGGCAAGGATTTCTTTGTCGAGTTGGAAGCGGCGATCAAAAACTCGTGGCCTAAGCCCAAGATGTTGATCATCAACTTCCCCGGCAACCCAACCGGGCAGTGCGTGGAACTCGACTTTTTCGAGCGCGTGATCAAAGTTGCCAAAGAGCACGATGTCTGGGTTATCCACGACATTGCTTACGGTGAAATTTGCTTTGACGGCTATCAAGCGCCATCAATCCTGCAAGTGCCGGGGGCGAAAGACATTGCGGTGGAATTCTATTCGCTGTCCAAAACCTACAATATGCCGGGCTGGAGGGTAGGTTTTATGTGCGGTAATCCCGTGCTGGTGAAAGCCTTGGAGCGGATTAAATCGTATTTGGACTACGGTATGTTCGCGCCGATTCAAATTGCTGCGATTGCCGCATTGGATGGCCCGCAAGATTGCGTCAAGGAAATCAGCGCCATGTACGAAAGCCGCCGTAATGTGTTGTGCGACGGTTTAAATGCAGCGGGTTGGGCAGTTGAACGCCCCAAAGCCAGCATGTTTTTGTGGGCAAAAATCCCTGAACATTACGCTGCCATGGGTTCATTGGAATTCGCCAAAAAACTGTTAAAAGATGCGCAGGTCGCGGTATCGCCGGGGATTGGTTTCGGTGAATACGGTGACGATCACGTGCGTTTCAGCTTGATTGAAAACGAACACCGTACCCGTCAGGCGATTCGCAATATCAAACAAATGTTTCGTAAAGATCAAGGTTTAAAGGAGTGA
- a CDS encoding Mth938-like domain-containing protein, with the protein MKFSEELNSAHYHITGYGDTWVAVNQNALSSSFLIGSQTLISDWQPQAIQDLQPAHLEPLFAMGAEVILIGTGQTQQFPSPAIWKALVQHGVGFEIMTTAAACRTYNVLLSEARRVVAAFFLT; encoded by the coding sequence ATGAAGTTCAGCGAAGAATTGAATAGCGCTCATTATCACATTACAGGCTACGGTGACACGTGGGTAGCCGTCAATCAGAATGCCCTGAGTAGCAGTTTTTTGATCGGCTCACAAACCTTGATCAGCGATTGGCAGCCCCAAGCCATCCAAGATTTGCAACCGGCGCATTTGGAGCCGTTGTTTGCAATGGGTGCCGAAGTTATTTTGATTGGTACCGGGCAAACCCAACAATTTCCATCCCCCGCAATCTGGAAAGCCTTGGTACAACACGGGGTAGGTTTTGAAATCATGACAACCGCCGCAGCCTGCCGCACTTACAACGTCTTATTGTCTGAAGCAAGGCGGGTGGTGGCAGCGTTTTTCTTAACGTAA